A region of Thiobacter sp. AK1 DNA encodes the following proteins:
- a CDS encoding hybrid sensor histidine kinase/response regulator, translated as MVKPPRPFSHKMALSVAAGFALVLALMVSLAVVGLREMASINDHLERIVNENNAKVELATAMRDALRQRIITMHSIVIAPDPFEREEALQRFYEYGIQFNNARQKLDRLALSREEKAVLERIRTLANVAQPKVVSGIEHAMNDEQEAALRILRQDAIPSQQQLVAQLEAMVDLQRQASRQAAEEAARAYRQTVWLMIALGTSLVLLGIVVSGWVVRHISQQTQQIVREQVKYKTLFTTNSDGIVLVADGRFIDCNPATLTMFGYDSVEAFCRTTPAELGPASQADGTPSGEYGMRQIEKAIREGHCQFEWLGRTRDGRVFPVEIALHAMTLDDKVVVQAIMRDITERKESEARLRAAYDAALEASRIKSQFVANVSHEIRTPLNGIIGMVGLLLDSNLDPEQRDYAETIRFSSEALLTIINDILDFAKIEAGRMELEIVPFDLRETVEEALELFGERAHAKGLEIVCDLPPNLPTQVSGDPARLRQILINLVDNAIKFSQQGDVVVRGRVTAVSDTELELRIEVSDAGIGISPEGMKRLFQAFSQADGSTTRRYGGTGLGLAISRQLAQLMGGDMGAHSTPGMGSTFWFTARVKPAGPVTNADAAPALRDVPVLLAVPNTHLREVLARQLAHWGMRVEVALTSVDAHTKLSHAAHRGAPLSVALIDVQLLEGSGEKLLYALDQDPALAGLKQILLTGMAPRPAWRAWLTPGRRVHLPKPVRTGRLQSLLGELLGYALPAPVPAAPAKHAAPVRVLVAEDNVVNQKVVSHMLRKLGVRADVVANGKEAVQAMARIPYDLLLMDCQMPELDGLEATIEIRHRELTLPEPRRTPIVAMSADARPEAKARCTAVGMDDYLVKPVRLPVLEQTLRAWIPSWQQPQQDAMSEENPPGPAIDLDKVRHMMKRNATAEQELIMLYLSTTQGSLMELANAAQREDTATCAAKAHEIKGASAYVGAQEMQRLAAAVELAARNGEWERVRAATEELEAAFIRVWAQVNQVEANQDISVHP; from the coding sequence ATGGTGAAACCACCCCGCCCGTTCTCCCACAAGATGGCTTTGAGCGTCGCCGCCGGCTTCGCGCTGGTGCTCGCCCTCATGGTGTCGCTGGCAGTGGTCGGCCTGCGCGAGATGGCCTCCATCAACGACCACCTGGAACGCATCGTCAACGAGAACAACGCCAAGGTGGAACTCGCCACCGCCATGCGTGATGCGCTGCGTCAGCGCATCATCACCATGCACAGCATCGTCATCGCCCCCGATCCCTTCGAGCGCGAAGAGGCCTTGCAGCGCTTCTACGAATACGGCATCCAGTTCAACAACGCCCGCCAGAAGCTGGATCGGCTCGCCTTAAGCCGCGAGGAAAAAGCGGTGCTGGAACGCATCCGCACTCTGGCCAACGTGGCCCAGCCCAAGGTGGTCAGTGGCATCGAGCATGCCATGAACGACGAGCAGGAAGCAGCCCTGCGCATCCTGCGGCAAGACGCCATCCCCTCCCAGCAGCAGCTGGTGGCGCAACTGGAGGCCATGGTGGATCTGCAGCGTCAGGCAAGCCGGCAGGCCGCCGAGGAGGCCGCCCGGGCCTACCGTCAAACGGTGTGGTTAATGATCGCCCTTGGAACCAGCCTGGTGCTGCTGGGCATCGTCGTCTCGGGCTGGGTAGTGCGGCACATCAGCCAGCAGACCCAGCAGATCGTGCGCGAGCAGGTGAAGTACAAGACCCTGTTCACCACCAACTCCGATGGCATCGTCCTGGTGGCCGATGGCCGCTTCATCGACTGCAATCCCGCCACCCTCACCATGTTCGGCTACGACAGCGTGGAAGCCTTCTGCCGCACCACGCCCGCCGAGCTAGGCCCGGCGAGCCAGGCGGACGGCACACCCTCCGGCGAATACGGCATGCGCCAAATCGAGAAGGCGATACGCGAGGGCCACTGCCAGTTCGAATGGCTGGGCCGCACGCGCGACGGGCGCGTCTTTCCGGTGGAAATCGCGCTGCACGCCATGACCCTGGACGACAAGGTGGTCGTGCAGGCCATCATGCGCGACATCACGGAGCGCAAGGAAAGCGAAGCGCGCCTGCGCGCCGCCTATGATGCCGCCTTGGAAGCCTCGCGCATCAAGTCCCAATTCGTGGCCAACGTCAGCCACGAAATCCGCACGCCGCTCAACGGCATCATCGGCATGGTGGGGCTGCTCCTGGACTCGAACCTGGATCCAGAACAGCGGGATTATGCCGAAACCATTCGCTTCTCGTCGGAAGCTTTGCTCACCATCATCAACGACATCCTCGACTTCGCCAAGATCGAGGCCGGACGTATGGAACTGGAGATCGTTCCCTTCGATCTGCGCGAGACCGTGGAAGAAGCCCTGGAGCTATTCGGCGAGCGCGCCCATGCCAAGGGTCTGGAGATTGTCTGCGATCTGCCACCCAACTTGCCGACACAGGTATCGGGCGATCCGGCGCGCCTGCGCCAGATCCTGATCAACCTGGTGGACAACGCCATCAAGTTCTCCCAACAGGGCGACGTGGTGGTGCGCGGTCGAGTCACAGCGGTAAGCGACACTGAACTCGAGCTGCGGATAGAGGTGAGCGATGCCGGCATCGGCATCAGTCCAGAAGGCATGAAGCGCCTGTTCCAGGCGTTCTCCCAAGCAGACGGCTCCACCACGCGGCGTTATGGCGGCACCGGACTTGGGCTTGCCATCTCGCGCCAACTCGCCCAGCTCATGGGTGGCGACATGGGGGCGCACAGCACGCCGGGAATGGGCAGCACTTTCTGGTTCACCGCACGTGTCAAGCCGGCCGGTCCCGTGACGAATGCCGACGCGGCCCCTGCCCTGCGTGACGTCCCGGTCCTGCTCGCCGTGCCCAACACTCACCTGCGAGAGGTGCTGGCGCGTCAGCTGGCCCACTGGGGCATGCGAGTGGAAGTCGCCCTCACCAGCGTGGACGCCCACACCAAGTTAAGCCACGCGGCACACCGTGGCGCGCCCTTGAGCGTCGCCCTGATCGACGTCCAGCTATTGGAGGGAAGTGGTGAGAAGCTGCTTTACGCCCTCGATCAGGATCCGGCTCTGGCGGGTCTCAAACAGATCTTGCTCACGGGCATGGCACCCAGGCCTGCGTGGCGTGCCTGGCTCACACCGGGACGACGCGTGCATCTGCCCAAACCGGTGCGCACCGGCCGCCTGCAGAGTCTGCTGGGCGAGCTTTTGGGCTACGCCCTGCCCGCCCCTGTCCCGGCGGCCCCGGCCAAACATGCCGCGCCGGTGCGCGTGCTGGTCGCGGAGGACAACGTGGTCAACCAGAAGGTGGTGAGTCACATGCTGCGCAAGCTGGGGGTGCGCGCCGACGTGGTGGCCAACGGCAAGGAGGCTGTGCAAGCCATGGCGCGCATTCCCTACGACCTCCTGCTCATGGACTGCCAGATGCCGGAACTGGATGGTCTGGAAGCCACCATCGAGATTCGCCACCGGGAACTCACCCTGCCCGAGCCGCGGCGCACCCCCATCGTCGCCATGTCCGCCGATGCGCGACCGGAAGCCAAGGCACGCTGCACCGCGGTAGGGATGGACGACTACCTGGTCAAGCCCGTGCGCCTGCCGGTCCTCGAGCAAACCCTGCGGGCCTGGATCCCATCCTGGCAGCAACCCCAGCAAGACGCCATGAGTGAGGAAAACCCGCCAGGCCCGGCCATTGACCTGGACAAGGTCCGGCACATGATGAAACGCAATGCCACAGCGGAGCAGGAACTCATCATGCTCTACCTGTCCACCACCCAGGGTTCGCTGATGGAACTGGCGAACGCGGCGCAACGGGAAGACACAGCAACCTGCGCCGCCAAGGCCCACGAGATCAAGGGTGCCTCGGCCTACGTGGGTGCCCAGGAGATGCAGCGGCTCGCGGCTGCGGTGGAGCTGGCGGCTCGCAACGGGGAGTGGGAACGGGTACGTGCTGCGACGGAAGAACTGGAAGCGGCGTTCATCCGCGTCTGGGCCCAGGTCAACCAGGTGGAAGCCAACCAAGACATCTCGGTTCATCCTTGA
- a CDS encoding ABC transporter ATP-binding protein translates to MAAALELKEVEKRFGATKVVQGVSFHLAPGSIACLLGPSGCGKTTVLRLIAGFEEVSAGEILLDGSVVSRPGHTLPPERRQVGMVFQDYALFPHLSVEKNIAFGLSRWPAAARATRVKELLELVGLAGYARAHPHELSGGQQQRVALARALAPRPELLLLDEPFSNLDVELRERLGLELRQILKHEGMTAILVTHDQQEAFAMADEIGVMHEGRIQQWDSAYRLYHQPANRFVADFIGQGVFLPGTVLNSHQIEIELGILDGSFPRECSKGCPVDVLLRPDDIVHDDSSPLLAEVVHKAFRGASILYTLRLPSGGTALSLVPSHHDHALGEKIGIRLDVDHVVAFKRL, encoded by the coding sequence ATGGCGGCAGCCCTTGAGTTGAAGGAGGTGGAAAAGCGCTTCGGCGCAACGAAAGTGGTACAGGGCGTGTCCTTTCATCTGGCCCCGGGCAGCATCGCCTGCCTGCTTGGCCCCAGCGGCTGCGGCAAGACCACGGTGTTGCGCCTCATTGCCGGCTTCGAAGAAGTCAGCGCCGGTGAGATCCTCCTTGATGGCAGCGTGGTGAGTCGGCCGGGGCATACCCTGCCGCCCGAGCGGCGCCAGGTGGGCATGGTGTTCCAGGATTACGCCCTGTTTCCCCATCTGAGCGTGGAGAAAAACATCGCTTTCGGTCTTTCCCGCTGGCCGGCCGCCGCCCGCGCCACGCGCGTCAAGGAGCTGTTGGAACTGGTGGGCCTGGCAGGCTACGCCCGGGCCCATCCCCACGAGCTCTCCGGTGGCCAACAGCAGAGGGTGGCGCTGGCGCGGGCGCTAGCGCCCCGGCCCGAACTGCTGCTTCTGGACGAGCCCTTCTCCAACCTGGATGTGGAATTGCGCGAGCGGCTCGGCCTGGAACTGCGCCAGATCCTCAAACACGAAGGCATGACCGCCATCCTGGTGACCCACGACCAGCAGGAGGCCTTCGCCATGGCAGACGAGATCGGGGTCATGCACGAGGGCCGCATTCAGCAATGGGATAGCGCCTACCGCCTGTATCATCAGCCCGCCAACCGCTTCGTGGCCGACTTCATCGGCCAGGGCGTGTTCCTGCCGGGCACGGTGCTCAACTCCCATCAGATCGAAATCGAGCTGGGCATCCTCGACGGGTCCTTTCCTCGCGAATGCAGCAAGGGCTGTCCGGTGGACGTCTTGCTTCGCCCCGACGACATCGTGCACGACGATAGCAGCCCTCTCCTGGCGGAAGTGGTGCACAAGGCCTTTCGCGGCGCCAGCATTCTCTACACGCTGCGCCTACCGAGCGGGGGCACAGCCCTCTCCCTCGTGCCCAGCCACCACGATCACGCCTTGGGGGAAAAAATCGGCATCCGTCTCGACGTGGATCACGTGGTGGCGTTCAAGCGCCTATAA